One window of Desulfobacca acetoxidans DSM 11109 genomic DNA carries:
- a CDS encoding NAD(P)H-dependent flavin oxidoreductase, whose protein sequence is MKNLPTIPIAGADRNVILIQGGMGIGISLAPLARAVAQRGGVGTISSAGLATLVSKRIGRKVDSYQAAAIEVAEAKENGGFIAINIMVALYQSFTDSILGAIAGGVDALILGAGLPTNLPENVASADVALIPIVSSAKALRIIHRRWTERYDRIPDAVVLEGPLAGGHLGFSHADVSKDAFRLENLFGPVKEFAQKHGDFPVIVAGGVYYHDDILKWVNEFGADGVQLGTRFAATHESGASADFKQAIIDCRREDIIVPKNPGSPCGLPFRLIKTSPGYQIALHKDRPPKCNRGFVLRKDQEGHFTVCSAKDSYDSFCICNVLLSAHGFTDREKPIYTIGQRGYLVDQILSVDELMDELIGLNPPKKD, encoded by the coding sequence ATGAAAAATCTACCAACCATACCGATCGCTGGCGCTGATCGAAACGTTATCTTAATACAGGGCGGCATGGGCATTGGTATATCCCTCGCCCCCTTAGCTCGGGCAGTGGCTCAGAGAGGCGGTGTCGGCACCATATCCAGCGCCGGTCTGGCAACTTTAGTAAGCAAAAGAATAGGCAGGAAAGTCGATTCCTATCAAGCCGCGGCCATTGAAGTTGCCGAAGCCAAAGAGAATGGCGGGTTTATTGCCATTAACATCATGGTTGCGTTATACCAGTCATTCACTGATTCTATCCTGGGAGCCATTGCCGGAGGCGTGGATGCCCTGATTTTAGGCGCCGGCCTGCCTACCAACCTGCCGGAGAACGTTGCCAGTGCTGACGTGGCCTTGATTCCTATTGTCTCCTCGGCTAAAGCCCTGAGAATAATTCACCGGAGGTGGACCGAAAGATACGACCGTATTCCGGATGCCGTGGTGCTGGAAGGGCCGTTGGCTGGCGGGCATCTTGGATTCTCGCATGCCGACGTTTCCAAGGACGCCTTCCGACTGGAGAATCTTTTCGGCCCGGTGAAAGAATTCGCCCAGAAACACGGCGATTTTCCGGTGATTGTAGCCGGCGGGGTTTACTATCATGACGATATCCTCAAGTGGGTGAATGAGTTCGGCGCCGATGGCGTGCAGTTGGGCACCAGGTTTGCGGCCACTCACGAAAGCGGCGCCTCGGCTGATTTCAAGCAGGCTATCATTGACTGCAGGAGAGAAGACATTATTGTGCCCAAAAATCCAGGGTCTCCCTGCGGCCTGCCTTTCCGATTGATTAAAACCTCTCCCGGCTATCAAATAGCGCTGCACAAAGACCGGCCGCCGAAATGCAATCGCGGGTTTGTGCTCCGCAAAGATCAAGAAGGCCATTTTACCGTCTGTTCGGCCAAGGATTCCTACGATAGTTTTTGCATCTGCAACGTGCTGCTCAGCGCCCACGGTTTCACCGACAGAGAAAAGCCGATTTACACCATCGGC
- a CDS encoding FMN-dependent NADH-azoreductase: MKNILFLKASPRGSRSHSLAVAEAFIDAYRQYHQAVEVVPLDLFALDLPPFDGLRLQAKYNILHDRPHSQTEAEAWKVVEEWINQFKAADKYVLATAMWNFGIPYRLKQYLDIILQPGYTFSYSPESGYQGLVTGKPIFITYARGGEYPIDSPAGAMDFQRPYLEFILRFIGFKEIRRVIIEPTLAQGPEVARSRRQSAIEQARKMAESF, from the coding sequence ATGAAAAATATTCTCTTTCTCAAGGCCTCTCCGCGCGGCAGCCGTTCCCATTCCCTGGCTGTGGCTGAGGCTTTTATCGACGCCTACCGGCAGTACCACCAGGCCGTCGAAGTCGTCCCGCTCGATCTCTTTGCTCTAGACCTGCCCCCGTTCGACGGCCTGCGCCTTCAGGCCAAATACAACATCCTCCATGATCGACCGCATTCCCAAACCGAAGCCGAGGCCTGGAAAGTGGTGGAGGAATGGATCAACCAATTCAAGGCGGCCGATAAATACGTGCTGGCTACGGCCATGTGGAATTTTGGCATTCCCTATCGGCTAAAACAGTATCTGGATATTATCCTACAACCGGGCTACACCTTCTCATATTCTCCGGAGAGCGGCTATCAGGGACTGGTCACCGGCAAACCTATCTTCATCACCTATGCCCGGGGCGGGGAGTATCCAATCGACAGCCCCGCCGGGGCCATGGATTTTCAGAGGCCCTATCTGGAGTTCATCTTACGGTTCATCGGGTTTAAAGAAATTCGGCGCGTGATTATCGAACCAACCCTCGCCCAGGGGCCAGAGGTAGCTAGGTCACGGCGGCAGTCAGCAATAGAGCAGGCTCGGAAGATGGCCGAAAGCTTTTGA
- a CDS encoding flavodoxin family protein has protein sequence MKAVAISGSPRKEGNTWQLLNLALELLANEGFETEFISLHNKKIHPCLACMSCKKEKNRCAQEDDFQEIFPKMQAADALLVGSPVYFGSATPNLMALLDRAGYVARHGDNHFHRKVGTPIIVARRAGVNFTYAQLLFFFSIMGMIVPGATYWPIAYGLNQGEAMNDTEGVQTIKNLAANIAWLAKKLRD, from the coding sequence ATGAAAGCAGTAGCTATTTCCGGGTCACCCCGCAAGGAGGGGAACACCTGGCAGCTCTTGAACCTGGCCCTTGAATTGCTTGCCAACGAGGGCTTTGAGACCGAATTCATCTCTTTGCATAACAAAAAAATTCACCCCTGCCTGGCCTGCATGTCGTGTAAAAAAGAGAAGAACCGTTGCGCCCAGGAGGATGACTTCCAGGAGATATTTCCGAAGATGCAGGCCGCTGACGCCCTGCTGGTGGGCTCGCCGGTCTACTTCGGTTCGGCCACGCCCAATCTCATGGCCCTCTTGGACCGGGCCGGATACGTCGCCCGCCACGGCGACAATCATTTCCACCGCAAGGTCGGCACCCCTATTATAGTAGCCCGCCGGGCCGGCGTGAACTTCACCTATGCCCAATTGCTGTTCTTCTTCTCCATTATGGGAATGATCGTTCCCGGCGCTACCTACTGGCCCATCGCCTACGGTCTGAATCAAGGCGAGGCCATGAATGATACCGAGGGCGTGCAAACCATCAAAAATCTGGCGGCCAATATCGCCTGGTTGGCGAAAAAGTTGAGAGACTGA
- a CDS encoding type II toxin-antitoxin system RelE family toxin: MPYEVKLTKTAQKVYDKVPGKLQAGLDRCFIHLEADPKRNPNIKKFKGFPGHYRYQVGGWRILYEVDETQRTVTVYEIWPRGNVYKGH, encoded by the coding sequence ATGCCATATGAAGTCAAGCTCACCAAAACGGCTCAGAAAGTCTATGACAAGGTCCCGGGCAAGCTCCAAGCCGGACTTGATAGATGTTTTATTCATCTGGAGGCAGACCCCAAGAGGAACCCGAATATTAAGAAATTCAAAGGTTTTCCCGGACATTACAGATATCAAGTAGGGGGCTGGCGTATCCTCTATGAGGTAGACGAGACACAAAGGACCGTGACGGTATACGAGATATGGCCAAGGGGTAATGTCTACAAAGGCCATTAA
- a CDS encoding sulfite reductase subunit A, with protein MSTPRLQVGEEAVISAAVLPILIDVIVQEGFQPVGPTVQDGYLVLDALSGTADLPQGWTTDADAGAFRLTRRDDQAYFGFNLGQESWKKYLYPPSVPLFRTERQESGLRFQYLPEEVPSYAFIGVRACELAALAIHDRIFLQGPYSDPVYAARRQSLFIVAINCTESDAACFCASLGTGPGAAAGFDLALTEISCGSDGAFLVTVGTPRGAEVILKLPWQPATGAQQERARELIRQAAHSQKRNLSTDDLPGLLYNNYNHPHWDEVAARCLSCGNCTLVCPTCFCHRIEDKSDLDGRAAERWRHWDACHTLQFAYIHGGSLRNSPKSRYRQWLTHKLAAWFDQFGSLGCVGCGRCLVWCPVGIDLTAEVQAIRVNPTQE; from the coding sequence ATGTCCACTCCCCGTCTCCAGGTTGGAGAGGAAGCAGTCATATCGGCTGCAGTTCTTCCGATTCTGATCGATGTTATAGTGCAAGAGGGTTTCCAGCCGGTGGGTCCCACGGTTCAGGACGGTTATCTGGTTCTGGATGCGCTGTCTGGGACCGCCGATCTTCCCCAGGGTTGGACCACCGATGCCGATGCCGGGGCGTTCCGGCTGACTCGCCGGGACGATCAGGCCTATTTCGGTTTTAACCTGGGCCAGGAGTCCTGGAAAAAATATCTCTATCCACCCTCTGTGCCCCTTTTCCGAACTGAACGGCAGGAGAGCGGACTCAGGTTTCAGTATCTTCCTGAGGAAGTCCCGTCCTATGCCTTTATCGGCGTCAGGGCCTGCGAGTTGGCCGCCCTGGCAATTCATGACCGCATCTTTCTTCAGGGTCCGTACTCCGATCCGGTTTACGCCGCTCGGCGGCAGTCCCTCTTCATTGTGGCGATCAATTGTACGGAGTCCGACGCCGCCTGTTTCTGTGCCTCCTTGGGGACCGGTCCAGGGGCCGCGGCTGGTTTCGACCTGGCCCTGACGGAAATCAGCTGCGGTTCGGACGGCGCCTTTCTGGTGACCGTGGGAACCCCGCGCGGAGCCGAGGTGATTTTGAAGTTGCCCTGGCAACCGGCTACCGGCGCGCAACAGGAACGGGCGAGGGAACTCATCCGCCAGGCGGCCCACAGCCAGAAACGAAACCTGTCTACCGATGACTTGCCCGGATTGTTGTATAACAATTATAATCACCCGCATTGGGATGAAGTGGCTGCTCGCTGCCTCAGTTGCGGCAACTGCACCTTGGTCTGCCCCACCTGTTTCTGCCATCGGATTGAGGATAAAAGCGATCTGGATGGCCGGGCGGCTGAACGCTGGCGCCACTGGGACGCCTGTCACACTCTCCAGTTCGCTTATATCCACGGCGGCAGTCTGCGGAACTCTCCCAAGTCGCGCTACCGGCAGTGGCTGACTCATAAACTGGCCGCCTGGTTCGACCAATTCGGCTCCCTCGGCTGCGTCGGCTGCGGCCGCTGCCTGGTCTGGTGCCCGGTGGGCATTGATCTTACGGCGGAAGTTCAAGCTATCCGGGTAAATCCCACACAGGAGTAA
- a CDS encoding cyclic nucleotide-binding domain-containing protein, whose amino-acid sequence MENLESILASHPFLASLTGQQIQLLAGCATLATYRANEVIFTEGEKAERLFLLRFGRVAVEVHRPRRGPRTIYTLGEGDLLGALGAEAVEEWFFDARTQEVTRAIVFQVDCLRKLFAEHPDLGYELLRRFVQVQAKKIKLLKLQLVDFYGS is encoded by the coding sequence ATGGAAAACCTGGAATCAATTCTGGCGTCCCATCCCTTCCTGGCCAGTCTTACCGGGCAGCAGATCCAGTTACTGGCCGGCTGCGCAACTTTGGCAACCTATCGGGCCAATGAGGTAATCTTCACTGAGGGGGAAAAGGCCGAACGACTATTTCTGTTGCGCTTCGGACGGGTGGCAGTGGAGGTGCATCGTCCTCGCCGCGGTCCTCGAACCATTTACACCCTGGGCGAGGGAGATCTGTTAGGTGCATTGGGGGCGGAGGCGGTGGAAGAATGGTTCTTCGATGCCCGAACCCAGGAGGTTACCCGCGCCATCGTTTTCCAGGTCGACTGTCTGAGGAAGCTATTCGCGGAGCATCCAGACCTGGGTTATGAACTGTTGAGACGCTTTGTCCAGGTTCAGGCCAAAAAAATAAAACTATTGAAACTGCAACTGGTGGATTTTTATGGCTCCTAA
- a CDS encoding oxidoreductase: protein MSSLLKLAVWKFASCDGCQLSLLNLEDYLLDIVGRVQIAYFLEASRDVAPGPYDLSLVEGSITTPEDAHRIKQVRRRSKLVVTIGACATAGGIQALRNFTDVKDYIAAVYARPEYIKTLEQSTPIAEHIKVDYQLPGCPINKNQLLELIQALLQGRTPRFADESVCVACKLRGNACVMVADGVPCLGPVTHAGCGALCPSYHRGCYGCYGPKETANTAALSVRFRQLGLSEADIVRLFRTFTAYAEPFRQESQAHE, encoded by the coding sequence ATGAGCTCCCTGCTAAAACTCGCCGTCTGGAAATTTGCTTCCTGTGACGGCTGTCAATTAAGTCTACTGAATTTAGAAGACTACCTCCTGGACATCGTGGGCCGGGTGCAGATCGCCTATTTCCTGGAGGCAAGCCGCGACGTCGCTCCTGGTCCGTACGATCTGTCGCTGGTGGAAGGCTCTATCACCACACCGGAAGATGCCCATCGCATCAAGCAGGTGCGCCGCCGCTCCAAACTGGTAGTTACCATCGGCGCCTGCGCTACTGCCGGGGGCATCCAGGCTCTACGCAATTTCACTGATGTAAAGGACTATATTGCAGCGGTCTATGCCCGGCCGGAATATATCAAAACCTTGGAGCAGTCTACCCCTATTGCCGAACACATCAAGGTGGATTACCAGCTTCCCGGCTGCCCGATCAACAAAAACCAACTTTTGGAGTTAATCCAAGCCCTGCTGCAGGGCCGCACCCCGCGGTTCGCCGATGAGTCTGTCTGTGTGGCCTGTAAACTGCGGGGCAATGCCTGTGTCATGGTGGCCGATGGCGTGCCCTGCCTCGGGCCGGTGACCCACGCCGGCTGTGGTGCCCTCTGTCCCAGCTATCATCGGGGTTGCTATGGTTGCTACGGTCCCAAGGAGACGGCGAACACCGCCGCCCTCAGTGTCCGCTTTCGCCAGTTGGGCCTGTCGGAAGCCGACATTGTCCGTCTTTTTCGGACCTTCACCGCCTATGCCGAACCATTCCGTCAGGAGAGCCAGGCCCATGAATAA
- a CDS encoding Ni/Fe hydrogenase subunit alpha codes for MNKTIRVANLARVEGEGALKLKIKDGRVTEAKFSIFEAPRFFEGFLRGRRGDEAPDLTARICGICPVAYQMSSTHALEGILGLSVDGQLRELRRLLYCGEWIESHALHVYFLHAPDFLGYSSAIALAQDYPEIVKEGLALKKAGNDLVALLGGREIHPVNVRVGGFYRTPRVQELRALADQLQAALKIALKTVRWVAGFDFPDAAADYEFVALRHPEEYPLCQGRLVSSRGLDISAFEYEDHFAEEHVRHSTALQSHRIGAGRYLVGPMARFNLNFDRLTPLAQAVAREVGLTPDCRNPFQSIIVRSVELVFACEEALRIIQSYERPDRPCLTAPWRAGRGCAISEAPRGSLYHRYTLDEQGVILNARLVPPTSQNQKSVEDDLSRVAEANLHLDDDRLTLILEQAIRNYDPCISCSTHCLHFQIER; via the coding sequence ATGAATAAAACGATCAGAGTTGCCAATCTTGCCCGGGTGGAAGGTGAGGGGGCTTTAAAACTCAAGATTAAGGACGGTCGCGTCACCGAGGCCAAGTTTAGCATTTTCGAGGCCCCCCGCTTTTTTGAGGGCTTTTTGCGGGGGCGCCGAGGTGACGAGGCACCAGATCTCACCGCCCGCATCTGCGGCATCTGCCCCGTGGCCTATCAGATGAGCTCGACCCACGCTTTGGAGGGCATCCTAGGTCTCAGCGTTGACGGCCAGCTAAGGGAACTGCGCCGCCTGCTTTACTGCGGGGAGTGGATCGAGAGTCACGCCCTGCACGTCTATTTTCTCCATGCGCCTGATTTCTTAGGCTATTCCAGTGCCATTGCCCTGGCCCAGGATTATCCCGAGATCGTCAAAGAAGGTCTGGCCCTCAAGAAGGCCGGTAACGACCTCGTCGCCCTCCTCGGCGGTCGGGAGATTCACCCAGTGAACGTTCGGGTGGGCGGCTTTTATCGAACCCCGCGGGTTCAAGAGCTGCGGGCCTTGGCTGATCAGCTTCAGGCAGCCCTAAAGATAGCCCTGAAAACAGTGCGTTGGGTCGCCGGTTTTGACTTCCCGGACGCCGCCGCCGATTATGAATTTGTCGCCCTGAGACATCCGGAGGAATATCCGCTCTGTCAAGGCCGCCTGGTCTCCAGTCGGGGACTGGATATCAGCGCCTTTGAATACGAGGATCATTTCGCCGAAGAACACGTCCGGCACAGCACTGCCCTGCAGTCCCACCGGATAGGAGCGGGGCGTTACCTGGTCGGCCCCATGGCCCGCTTTAACCTGAACTTTGACCGGCTGACGCCTCTGGCCCAGGCCGTCGCCCGAGAAGTAGGCCTGACCCCGGACTGCCGTAATCCTTTTCAGAGTATCATTGTCCGCAGCGTTGAGCTGGTCTTTGCCTGCGAAGAAGCCCTGCGGATTATTCAGAGCTACGAACGTCCCGACCGGCCGTGTTTAACCGCTCCCTGGCGGGCCGGTCGGGGTTGCGCCATCAGCGAGGCCCCTCGGGGCAGCCTCTACCACCGCTACACCCTTGATGAGCAGGGCGTCATCCTCAACGCCCGTCTCGTTCCACCCACCTCCCAGAACCAGAAGTCAGTCGAGGACGACCTCAGCCGGGTAGCAGAAGCCAATCTGCACCTCGACGATGACCGGCTCACCCTGATCCTGGAACAGGCCATCCGCAATTACGATCCTTGCATCTCCTGCTCCACCCACTGTCTGCATTTTCAGATTGAACGTTAA
- a CDS encoding NUDIX hydrolase produces MNESKSTLQKILKDSKIIFAAGGLLWREDKGQRQIAVVFRNRYQDWTLPKGKVSLADESIQTAAQREAKEETGFETEIIEFAGCVCYKHNHIPKVVLFWHMVPKGDSHFRESEEVGRCEWLSVEEAIRRLTYPKERDLLVQNSAYVIKGLVK; encoded by the coding sequence ATGAACGAGTCGAAAAGTACTCTCCAAAAAATCCTCAAAGACTCTAAGATAATTTTTGCTGCCGGCGGCCTGTTGTGGCGAGAGGATAAGGGGCAAAGGCAGATTGCCGTGGTGTTTCGGAATAGGTATCAGGATTGGACCTTACCTAAAGGAAAAGTCAGTTTAGCTGATGAAAGCATCCAGACAGCCGCCCAGAGGGAGGCTAAGGAAGAAACCGGCTTTGAGACCGAAATAATTGAGTTTGCCGGATGCGTCTGTTACAAGCATAACCATATTCCCAAAGTAGTATTATTTTGGCATATGGTTCCGAAAGGTGATTCTCATTTTAGAGAATCCGAAGAGGTAGGACGCTGTGAATGGCTCTCGGTTGAGGAAGCCATTCGTAGACTTACCTATCCCAAGGAGCGTGATTTGCTCGTCCAAAACTCAGCTTATGTTATAAAAGGGCTGGTTAAATGA
- a CDS encoding transposase: MYWATGYPIYGPIVLGARLFFVVILQYLYDLSDREVEEQITFNRAFKWFSGLSAGEFSPDHTTLCRFRQRSGDEGAGPFPSNAQLRDR, translated from the coding sequence ATGTATTGGGCTACAGGTTACCCTATCTATGGGCCCATAGTTCTGGGCGCCAGGCTTTTCTTCGTGGTCATTCTCCAATATCTCTATGATCTTTCGGATCGGGAGGTGGAGGAGCAGATTACCTTTAATAGGGCTTTCAAGTGGTTCTCGGGATTGAGCGCTGGAGAATTTTCTCCGGATCATACCACCCTGTGCCGGTTTCGTCAACGTTCGGGGGATGAGGGGGCAGGGCCATTTCCGAGTAATGCTCAATTGAGGGATAGGTAG
- a CDS encoding type II toxin-antitoxin system RelE family toxin: MTYRVELRPAALRDLARVENPWRLKIARKIDALAANPRPPGVEKLAGSDNRYRVRSGDYRIVYEIHDRVLLILVVRIGHRREVYR; the protein is encoded by the coding sequence ATGACCTACCGGGTTGAATTGCGCCCCGCCGCCCTGCGAGACCTGGCCAGGGTGGAGAACCCCTGGCGGCTGAAGATCGCCCGGAAGATTGACGCCCTGGCCGCCAATCCCCGGCCCCCGGGGGTGGAAAAGCTGGCGGGCAGCGATAACCGCTACCGGGTGCGCAGCGGCGACTATCGCATCGTTTACGAAATTCATGACCGGGTGCTGCTCATCCTGGTGGTGCGCATCGGGCATCGGCGGGAGGTGTATCGGTGA
- a CDS encoding type II toxin-antitoxin system Phd/YefM family antitoxin, with amino-acid sequence MKRMNATAVRKGLSDILNQVAYAKERVILNRRGKDVAALVSMDDLLLLQALEDKLDNEAAAAALAEPGDSVPWEQAKKELGLPE; translated from the coding sequence ATGAAACGAATGAACGCCACGGCAGTCCGGAAAGGGCTGTCGGACATTTTGAACCAGGTGGCCTACGCCAAGGAACGGGTCATCCTCAACCGGCGTGGGAAAGACGTGGCCGCCTTGGTCTCCATGGACGACCTGCTCCTCCTGCAGGCCCTAGAGGACAAGCTCGACAACGAAGCGGCGGCGGCGGCCCTGGCGGAGCCGGGCGACTCAGTCCCCTGGGAGCAGGCGAAGAAAGAGCTGGGCCTGCCTGAATGA
- a CDS encoding PAS domain S-box protein, with protein sequence MREILEEAQLCHQIVKEAHDAIIMADREGIIRLWNKGAEMVFGFSPAEALGQSLHLIIPENLQERHDQGYRQVMQSERSKYAAELLAVPAIKRMAPRYQWNSP encoded by the coding sequence TTGAGAGAAATCCTGGAAGAAGCACAGCTGTGTCATCAGATCGTCAAAGAGGCGCACGATGCCATCATCATGGCGGATCGGGAGGGAATCATCCGCCTCTGGAACAAAGGGGCCGAAATGGTCTTTGGTTTTAGCCCGGCGGAAGCACTGGGCCAATCCCTGCACCTCATCATCCCGGAAAACTTACAGGAACGTCACGATCAGGGCTACCGACAAGTCATGCAATCTGAGCGGAGCAAATATGCCGCTGAACTCCTTGCCGTACCGGCGATAAAAAGGATGGCACCAAGATATCAGTGGAATTCACCCTGA
- a CDS encoding FprA family A-type flavoprotein — MQARKVAEGVYWLGAVDWDRRLFDSLIPLPDGTSYNAYLIAGREKTALLDTVDPAMAETLMRQLDGIAKIDFVVSLHAEQDHSGTIPQVLEKYPQAKVVCSAKAKPMLMDFLRIPEAAFITVADGETLSLGDKTLKFIYTPWVHWPETMVAYLEEDRILFSCDFFGSHIASSDLFATDQGRVYEAAKRYFAEIMMPFRSVIANNLEKLKPYDIQMIAPSHGQIFDQPAWIMEAYQDWATSPPHNLVVLPYVSMHGSTKIMVEHLVSALVDRGIRVELFNLAVTDTGKLAMALVDAATIVVGVPTVLAGPHPLAAYATLLANALRPKAKFLSIIGSYGWGGRTVEILAGMIPNLKVEVLNPVLCKGLPSEADCKALDDLAAAIAAKHKEHNYT; from the coding sequence ATGCAAGCGAGAAAAGTTGCCGAAGGAGTGTATTGGCTGGGTGCCGTTGATTGGGATCGGCGCCTGTTTGATTCCCTGATTCCCTTGCCGGACGGCACGTCGTATAATGCCTACCTGATTGCCGGCCGTGAAAAAACTGCATTGCTGGACACCGTTGATCCGGCAATGGCCGAGACCTTAATGAGGCAACTGGATGGGATTGCCAAGATCGACTTTGTCGTCTCGCTCCACGCCGAGCAGGACCATTCCGGCACCATTCCCCAAGTTCTGGAAAAATATCCTCAGGCCAAGGTGGTCTGCTCCGCCAAGGCCAAGCCCATGCTCATGGATTTCTTAAGAATCCCCGAGGCCGCCTTTATCACCGTGGCAGATGGCGAGACCCTGTCCCTGGGCGACAAAACCTTGAAGTTCATCTATACTCCCTGGGTGCATTGGCCGGAGACCATGGTAGCCTACCTGGAGGAAGATCGAATCCTGTTTAGCTGCGATTTCTTCGGCTCCCATATCGCCAGCAGCGATCTGTTCGCCACCGATCAGGGGCGCGTCTACGAGGCCGCCAAACGCTACTTTGCCGAGATCATGATGCCCTTTCGGAGCGTCATCGCCAACAATCTCGAAAAACTCAAGCCCTACGATATCCAGATGATCGCCCCCAGTCATGGGCAAATTTTCGACCAACCCGCCTGGATCATGGAGGCCTACCAGGACTGGGCCACAAGTCCGCCGCACAATCTGGTGGTCCTGCCCTATGTCTCCATGCACGGCAGCACCAAAATAATGGTGGAACATCTGGTCTCGGCCCTGGTGGACCGGGGAATTCGGGTCGAATTATTCAATCTGGCAGTCACTGATACCGGGAAACTCGCCATGGCTTTAGTCGATGCCGCGACTATTGTCGTGGGCGTGCCCACGGTTTTGGCCGGCCCGCACCCATTGGCGGCTTACGCTACCCTCCTGGCCAATGCCTTGCGGCCAAAGGCAAAGTTTCTGTCCATCATCGGCTCCTACGGCTGGGGCGGGAGGACCGTGGAGATCCTGGCCGGCATGATCCCCAATCTTAAGGTCGAAGTCTTGAATCCGGTATTGTGTAAAGGCTTGCCCTCAGAAGCTGATTGCAAAGCTCTTGATGATCTGGCCGCGGCTATCGCCGCCAAACATAAGGAACACAATTATACTTAG
- a CDS encoding DUF488 domain-containing protein, whose translation MAIQLKRVYEPPEETDGERLLVDRLWPRGVRKDAVRLSGWLKDLAPSDELRRWFAHDCSRWLVFQERYRAELGAADKALLVQELARKARNQQITLLYAAHDQNRNNAVVLKEVVEEVIQPGG comes from the coding sequence ATGGCCATTCAGCTCAAACGGGTGTATGAGCCCCCCGAGGAGACTGACGGCGAGCGTTTGCTGGTGGACCGTCTCTGGCCCCGGGGGGTGCGGAAAGACGCCGTTCGCCTGAGCGGCTGGCTGAAGGACCTGGCGCCCAGCGACGAGCTCCGCCGCTGGTTCGCCCACGACTGCAGCCGCTGGCTGGTTTTTCAGGAGCGGTACCGGGCCGAACTCGGGGCAGCCGACAAGGCGCTCCTGGTCCAGGAATTGGCCCGCAAAGCCAGAAATCAGCAGATTACGCTCCTCTATGCGGCCCACGACCAGAACCGCAACAACGCCGTAGTCCTCAAGGAAGTTGTCGAGGAGGTGATACAACCTGGCGGGTAG
- a CDS encoding ferredoxin — MSKTVHLDEEECIGCASCVEICPEVFQMKEGDDKAEVIKPEGGPEELIQEAIDTCPVSCIRWEE, encoded by the coding sequence ATGAGCAAGACAGTGCATCTCGACGAGGAAGAATGCATCGGTTGCGCTTCCTGCGTGGAAATCTGTCCCGAGGTTTTTCAGATGAAGGAAGGAGACGACAAGGCAGAGGTCATTAAGCCCGAAGGGGGCCCCGAAGAGCTCATTCAGGAGGCCATAGATACCTGTCCGGTCTCCTGCATTCGCTGGGAGGAGTAA
- a CDS encoding cupin domain-containing protein — protein sequence MKKINLFEANDFGDKGLKKLLVHDSPYFKIINFNFKAGQELPVHSHDIDGQLSLVILEGNGEFLGKDGTSFPGQQGDVVISDIAAPHGFRATTNVRLLVTIAPPI from the coding sequence ATGAAAAAGATTAATCTGTTTGAGGCCAATGATTTTGGCGATAAGGGTCTGAAAAAGCTCCTGGTGCACGATTCACCGTACTTTAAAATTATCAATTTCAATTTTAAAGCCGGACAGGAGCTGCCAGTGCATTCTCACGACATCGATGGTCAATTAAGCTTAGTGATTTTGGAAGGCAACGGAGAATTCCTGGGCAAAGACGGAACCTCTTTCCCCGGCCAGCAAGGAGACGTGGTCATTTCGGACATTGCTGCGCCCCACGGCTTTCGGGCAACCACCAACGTTCGGCTGCTGGTCACCATTGCGCCGCCTATCTAA